Below is a window of Populus trichocarpa isolate Nisqually-1 chromosome 3, P.trichocarpa_v4.1, whole genome shotgun sequence DNA.
GTTGTGCATGGAGAGCAAAATAACTTACTAAAAGTTCCCAAGTAGAGATCTTTGTTTCCTGCAACTCTGCCTATCCTTGCTTGCCATCTACCATGCTGGTGATGCCTAATCAATGATATTCATATGAGAGAGATCAGGATCGGAAAGAGGGAAGGGGGTACTGAAAGGGAGAGACAGATGTTAAATGCGGTACCTTGTAACTCCACGATACATGGATGCACCCCTAGAGAAGCCACTACTCTTCCTGTGATTAATTTATCAGCAAGTAAACAATTAATTATGTATAGTAATGCTGTTTCAAACTTTTAATCATACGCATAAGAACAATTTTTTGGTGTAAATGTAATCATTCTGGTGCAAATTTGCAGTGGCTAGTACCTTGCTTGGCAATTAGCTAAATTataactattaatttatatcctAATTACCTTCTAATGGAGGCCACAAATTCTTGCCTGGTCATGTGCTTCATTTCCTCTATTTCTTTCTCGTAGTTGCTGATCTGCaagaagaaaatcaaggaaCAAGTCGGCATGCATTCATGATCTTGTCATGGTTTCAAACTATCAAAAACTTACTGGAAAATTGGTAGTGGTGGATGTTCCCCAGTACTTAAGTGCAGCAAGATCATAAGCCCTAGctgccttttcttctttgtcATAGCCACCTGCCATTGACAATAATTAACAGAAGATAGGCTTAACGTACATATGTAAGAgttctcaacaaaaaataatcaaagagaAGTGAACTTTACTCACCTAAATAGACTGCAATAAGAATGGAACCAAAGACAGCCATCatgaaaataaagagagaaagttagTAACATTGGAATTAGGATacaagtaaaaatttataaacccTAGCTAGAAGGTCGATATTGAATGTTGTGTACCCTGTCTTCCTTTCCTAGATTGACCTTCTCTTCTGCAACTATTATCCCATAAATGAGCTTCATACCTTCCTGTCCATCGATGCCTAAATATATATGTGCAGAACAACCcaattcaaaatccaaaactaTGAGCAcaagattgaaagaaaagagaaacaaataagaaaaaatcattttaggaCTATGATTATGTCCACCTTGTTACACCACGATATATGGATGTTCTTTGCCCAAATGTATCCAAAGTTCTTCTTGGTGCAGCAGCTTCAACAGTATTAGTGCTATTATCCCCACTGGGTTCACATGTAGAACCTTTACCACTAGCACTGCCCATAGACAATGTTAATGACTGCAAATTGCTAGCATTTTCTTGAAACTCAAAGGTATTAGTGGCGCCTACAACAGCATTTTGGACTGGTACTAGACTATTGTTTGAAAAGAGATAGTCAGATTCATTAGCTTGAATTTCATTGAAGGCTACAAGATCTGATTGATTCTCAGATTTGCTCACACCAAGAAAGTCTGCAACCTTTGGCACTTCATTGTTGCCTTGATGAGTGTTAAGAAGACTCCACTCTAAAAGGAAGCAAACAGAGAAAAAGTGAATAGGGaattctatatttataattatcccagaagaaaaaaaaggaagaaattataAGAGATGTACCTTGAGTTTGAAATGGGTTTTCCATATTATCATTGACTAACCCTAGAGAGAATTGATGAGGGTGGGATGCATGTAGATGAGCAGGCAAGGAAGGATGAGTAGGAGAAAGAGGAAATGAAAGCCAGTTGTTAGAATTCATGGATCCCGtaattctttgaaaataatttcaaaggTTAAACTTGCTTGCACTTCAAAGATCAAAGGTTAAACCTCCTGCATGTAAGACATGATATAACATAAAGAAAgcttcaaaaacaaaacttttgagaagaaaacaaaataaagacaGCGTGAGAGAAGACATCAAATCTATGTAGCAACATATATGTTTACCTATATAAGTAGCTAGGGTTTGCAATTGTGCTCTCTCTCACACtcactcactctctctctctctctcttaagcTTTTGACCTAAAAGAAGGAAGTATTTTAGGGAacatgagagaagagaagggaggAGGAGAGGctgaaaagaaagaattttgAGAAAGATACAAAGTACTTAAAGTGCGAGAGTCTTTCTTACCTTCTCTCTCTgcatgtctctctctctctctcagagaCACACACAAACCAACCAAGTAGTTCCTTTCTCACCCCTTTTGCAATGGTCATTTTAAGCGGTCTGACTCTCAGCACCATTTTCCAACACTTCAAAACCAAGTCATTATCACActataataatacaaaatcGATCTACAATTAGGACACGAGTGCCAAATTAAACTATCACTATaagttctttattttaattttcttggttctaaatattaaaatataaatttgaggTAGCTAGAGCTTCTTTGATCAGTCTTTGTATTGAGACAAACCCACAAATCCAACTGGAAAAATCCAATCAATACCACCCTCAACTCTTTATAAAAATTCTCTCTCACACCCACTTGGTTAATTTATTGGAACTCTCTTCCTCGTTCAATGCAATGTATGACTCCCCATAGCCCAGCATTCCCACACTATGCAAATCATCTCTCACTCTAAATATCGACCACTCTACGCAAAGTtacttccctctctctctctctctctctctctcatcttcaAGAGactatgattatatatatggGATGATCAAACCCATTAACCATATAAGATCTTACATCTCTCTCACAATTGGGTATCACCAAAAACCAAATTTGTGGATCCCCGAGTCCCTGCATGTGTTAAAGATGCATGTGTACGGACATGTaatattttagggttaaaatccgacatattaaatattaaaagtactTGAGAAAGGGGTAAGGGTTACCCTTAGTTCAAAATTTGgaccactaaaaaaataatttggttcaaatgaaattaagaattctttttttctttttttgaaggaTTTCGTTTTGGTTTCCCCGAGTAGAAATCTGTTGACCACCGAATTGATCTTCGTGCCCCGTCAAAAGATagaatttaaagattaaattaagtTCCTGTTCATGTCCTTTACACATTAAGAAAAATTGTATTATATGGTATGTGCTCAAAAGTTGTTCGTCTATGTGCCTTGTTTAGCATCAACTGAAGCCATGACTGATTGATGATATCCATCGAACTATTGATGGTCAGTTAGGCAATATGTTATGTAGATGAAAATTCAaggcctatatatatataggagttatacaaaaacaattggattccaattaatttgtttttaatatatatatgggtactttaattttttcactacCACAAccaactttttatattttatgtttttagacaaaaatacataaattgaGCTACAAATTCAATAGCTGAGTTGACTACATCACAAATATATTCATATCGTGGTTTCAAACTTAAAATTATGAGCATGAATGAGAGCAAACTAAAGTTCATGTTACAAGATTAGCATGTATGAACAAGCATATTTACATGAGTTTcgttattaaacttgatatgCCTTACTTCTAATAATCTAGTTCAAGTTTATttaaacaaaagtaaaaattaaatcatttaaatttaatcgACTTAACTATTCAACTCATAACCCGAATCTGAAGTTGGGTCATGGGCCGAGTAGggttagatttaataactttggttTCATTCATCTATTTTCACATGCATttataaatacatacaaaagatcattcatgcatattttataattacatcTATCACGTGtgtattgtaaaatatttaaaactgaGAAATGTAAGaactattataaataaaaataaaaaatgtaagaactaattctattttattttttgaagcttCAAGATATGCACATGAAGTTAGGCTTACTCTTGGCCAGAAAAGTGTGAAAATTCCTTATACATCATTTACAAACTGTAACTTTTCATAGTTTCAGGGTTCGGATCATGATAATATTCTAGTAGACTGTAGTACTACTTTCTATGAACTAAATTAACCTATCATCCaagtaataataaataagacAACGTTCTACAACATCAAGCTGTAAAGATCAGAGatcatcaaaaaagaaaacaaaatcacctGCCATTGTTGATGACACAGTTCCCCTCAAATTCTTGAGCATAAATATATAAGACTACGTTGACTGAATTGCACCACAATAAGGGAGCAGAACCCACGTCTCTcgctttctctctttcttcttctctaatTATCTCTTCAAGTTTTCTCAACCCTAAAGCcctacaaaatatataaaccaGATTGCATGTACCCTTCACCCAAATCTTgtagaaaaacacaaaaatataattaaccctTTGAGCCTTCTCTCCAAATACATCCAGCAACCAttttaaaatacacaaaaataaataaataaatgttctttatttattatatatatacacacacacaaatggtaatttaatagaaaagaaagaagaaaaaacatttacttACATTCAAAGCCTGTAATCAAACAAGAATctcttcatctctctctctcttctctatcTCTCTATGTTTTGGAAAATGTGAAGAGAGAAGGCACCGGCCATTAAATCAAAGAGAGGGCTCACGTCGTTTCAGATATTGCGGCCAAATGCAGAGGAATGTGACTGACACGTGCTAGTTGTTGTTTTCTTGGACTTTTGAAAGATGGCAGAGATAGGAGGAGGAAGGAGGAGGGCCAATTATCCGGTTTGCATGCTTtgcacaaaaaaacacaaaatagaaGCACTACTTTGACCATTCTATGACCAGATAACTTAAGTTTGTTACTATATTACCCTTCAATCTGCCTCTTGTCTAAGTTTCAAATAGGAAACCAAAGagttcattaaattaattactcttgATTAAGttctataataaaagaaaaaaaagttgtttttgattggatgaatttaaagATAAGTATAAGAACTTGATTGCATATTGTATTTGATCATCGATGAGTTAGAAtatggaattttaaaatatttttttttacaaagaagATGTTTgagctaaaaaatatttagaaggaAAGATGTGTTAGTGTCAATTAAACTATAGCTCATTGgctaaagattatttttattattattttgttaaagttcGTATCAAACATGAATGGGTGTGATTTTGTTAGATAAagtattagtaaaaaaataaaataaaagaaaaacaagaggagAAAGGGAATCTTGTGTGACtcatccccatttattttttcctttacaaTGTACGATTTTTTTGTGGGATGTAATGTCTTGGTTCTAAATTATATGCAAGATGTACATAATTTGTCGACCGAAAGTCTTAGGAGTGATTCAACAtgtcttttaaaatttcaatttgcagAGCTAATTCCTAATGTTTGATGGATGTGATAAAATCTATGCTTCAATTGGTGTGCAAGCAATACTTACATCATTGATTCGTGTACACATATAAATGATGTTACAAGAACATGTACTAAgctaggaggaggaggaggagaaagtgAGGCCTAAATGGGCATGCAATGTAAATGTAATGGTGGAATAGGGGCAATTCGGGGCAAAGATGCTCACGAGAATCAAGAGAAAAGTTTTGAGAATTTCCAAGACGTGAGAGGAAACGCCGGGAAAGTGCTCGTGTCGCCTCGAAATGAAGAGCTTAGAAAGGCAAATGAATTTCTAGGAACCCTTGTTTTCTTCCTACATACAAACCCtaatggggtttagggtttagacTAGTGTTAGGGCTGTTTTGTAACAACTAGTGCCAACCTTATAATAGTAGTGCAAAAGacaaagaagaaatgaaattcATATATAAGCTTTAACACATAGCAGTTTACAACCAAACATGAACTGTAAACGGTGGACGCATGGTAATTAATTAGGGGAAACATGCTGGAATGAATTAAGGAAAGTTCATCAGTAATTTGGGGCCAGATATCATCCAAATTTAATGGTTCATCACCTTTTTCCATATATAGATCTGTACCTCAATTCACATATAGATCTTGTCATAAGGAGTATTGCTGTTAATTTATCATaagaagttaaaattaaaagttttctccttttcaaaaataaaaattaattgaattttattttagaaagtgtttagttattatttcggcacaagaaaaaaaaatgaagataataaagataaaaagaacatgTCTTTATATGCTTCTTCTTATAAAAGTATAtaaattcattctaaaattatcttaaatataaatttatttgtgtttctatcttttcaatcaaacatttttttttaatcatagaaCACTAACTAAGCACAAGCTTTAAAGTATTGCTACAGATTAATTTGAACCTAAAATATACTCTCATATTGTCTAGCTAGGTAGCTCTTTTTGTTTGCCGAATTTGGTATACCAAGATCAATCACTAGGTTACTCCAAGCTACATCAGAGTGATCAAAGCACTATACAATAAGAATATTACAGTTTGGGGATAGTTGCATGTTTTGCAATTATCTAGGCTTCTAATGTTTTTGAAAGCAATCTAAACTAAGCCCTAATAAGTTGTAATGTCAGCATCATTTACGTTCCATAAAAGTTAGAACTATTTCAGTGGCCAATGTAGGTCGTAGCATTACCCAATAACTTGTGCATATATTTACTCTCTAGACATTctcattttgatccaaaaagAGATCAACAGTAACGCAAGTTAAGGAATGATATTTGTGCAGAAACAATATCTGCAGAAAAACATCTTCTATGTGTATTATTATTTACTCCAGCATTGACTGGATTGATTTAAATTCCATTTGCTATTTTCTTGTACAAGAGGTTACaatgttattaaaattaaagtgacTTCGCCcatgattttacaaaataaaaaaggtaaatcaaaaaagggtttttttttaatagtttcaATTTTCCACTTTATATTATTCCTTCTCTTTCTATATTGtccttaaattttgaaattagtcATTTAAATCTTTGAACAtgcacatgttttttaataggtTCATGTCATATGTTTATGAagaaactaatatttttatcggtataaaaatataatatgaagaAAATGTATGTGTAAAGTATGTATAACACGttgtaatttatgaaaaatatagggTGTCAATTGGTACTACCATCAAACTACatgatattaatatatgttaattgtgtatttgatattgtagtgcatgatgctttttaaaaatattttttacttgaaaatatatcaaaataaatttttatttttttttaatttttgacatcaccaaaaaaaagaagagagaaggaaaacaaaaacaagaagaaacaatagagaaaaaggaagaagaaaaaaaatagaggaggaGTTGCCACCAACACTGCCACCGCCTGGAACCACCGCCACCGCTGGCCATCACTGACGATCGAGGCTTCTCTAGGTAAACCCTCCACCCCTCTTGCTTTCGTTTCTTCCCTTGCCATGCAggacgtgcacagtgcacgtctCTGCAGGCTAGGTgaagctggttactgtgctcatgcacagtaaccagttgatgtgggtctggctggaTCTTGGGCTTAGTCCAGTCCAGCCCAACAATGGTGGACCGGGTCCGGCccagcaaaaaaatatatttacgcTATTTTGTTTAAATATCGGTCTGTATTTTATGtcgtaaaaaatataaatccggtattaaaatacccggtttttgtcaacttaaaaaaaaattgaaaaaatatttttgtgcagacggccaagtgtctcaaagctaaaaaatcatattgtgtttttcatacaccaaaaaaacaatgttttaacatgcattttggctttaataatcagattattaaagtcaagagaacattggtcaaatcaaaaacaaaaaaaaattattttgtgttgttttagtatcagggattacgaatttatacgtaaaacgtattctcGATATTGAAAAGGTATTTTCTTTTGACAACATAGAAcaattaggtttttacccgataagataaggatctccttataGAGGAGGACTTTTTTTAAACCGTAGACAGATCGACATTTAGAAACCACATCAAGACTTTAGATTTTATTagacaacaaaaaaatgcagcttatcttaggtaggaCGTAGTTGGGATGCTAATACCTTCtttttacgcaaccagtctccatacccgatctctaagaccagttagggttcttagtgactagaatactaggtggcgactctcattcaaattttctactaataagagacaagaatttcttgtctccTCACTTTTGCTAGATAGACCTATACATTTTCCTTGAGTGGTGGGCGATTGACGCAACGCCGCATACGTGCGACAATAAGCCATATATTCCAACTAACACAACAAGTCAAATgcacttttaaaacacaccCAAATAcaatttgaaatgcaaaaacaaacaacctcTAAATGGGCATACCATTTCACCATAACAATGAATATTTTAGCCCAAGATAACCGTGTTGACTCaggtcatttgtttttattattttttttaattttttttttcaattgtgtcattcaacattgagttaattgagaattgagttttattattgttttttgatatgatttttatgaggttatcatattCTCATAACTTGAGTCACAAGTTTTGCGGGTtaactaaatttaattagataatacaccccacctattttttttacactagGTGCATGCAGGGGCGGAACCAGGGGGAGGAAAGCAGGGGTCTGGGCCctgcaaaacattttaaaattttctattatttaatattttttaatttaaataaataatttttttaataatatatattattatattaattttggcctCCCCTGTAAAATGCACACCTAGCTCCGCCCCTGGGTGCATGGAATTGATTACAAAGTAGTGTAAACAAATAAATCTATATTCCATGttcattaaaacaaatatatactCATGATAAATTGAAAATGGCAAGAcattaaatgtaaataaaataaattatgcatATAAATATATGCGAGCATGGAGACTAAATGGATTAAAGGTTATTGTATCAGCCTCTTAGTTATTTGGTACATGGCTCTGCCTCTTAACTCGAGGAGAGAAAAATCTTCCTCGGTATGTGATGGGTCTGCCGAAGGTCCTGCATCATCAGTGGACCTACATGGATCCATTAGTGGGCCCATTTGAACTAAAGTTAATAAACTTGTCCTAGGCCGGTCATGAGTGGGTTAATTTAAATTCATCCTGGTAAATTAAAATAGCATTATTTCACTcagttttaagttaaaataatattgttttatagtTGACTTGAATCGAGTTTTGAGTTAATTTGTTAAACCGGCCTGGGCCAAATCAAGTTTTGTATTTGAACTTGAGACCCATTTCCAGTTAATTCTGGATGTTCATGCATTAGCCCAGAATTTATTTGGATTGTTATTTCTAGTTTCTTTGTTAAATAGGCCCAGCTGAAAGGAGTTTGTTGGGCTACATTTGGGAAGCCTGGTTCGGGGCTTATGAAGATGCAGGCCTTTAGTTCATTAGCGTATTAATTAGGGTAAATTGTGTAGTGTTATTAAGTATTAACCCAGAGTTGAAAGATCATCTAGGTTTATTAATCAATAGATTGAAGAGGAGAAAACTGCCATCATCTAGGGTTATTGCTCAGTAGATTGAAGAGGAGAAATCTGCGTTGGAGACTGGCTGAAAGAGTATGTTTTCTATGttcttttaatatgtttttattaaatttcgttttcttttatttgggtTATAATATCGCTTGATTATGCTCTTAATTTCTCATGCTTAATTATTCGAGCTTCTTGCTTATTATTCATCATCTGGAGCCATACTCAAACGAACATTAAGGTCAAAATCAAGACTGATCaagcatgaaaaaattaaactgtTTCGTA
It encodes the following:
- the LOC7478340 gene encoding AP2-like ethylene-responsive transcription factor PLT1, which codes for MNSNNWLSFPLSPTHPSLPAHLHASHPHQFSLGLVNDNMENPFQTQEWSLLNTHQGNNEVPKVADFLGVSKSENQSDLVAFNEIQANESDYLFSNNSLVPVQNAVVGATNTFEFQENASNLQSLTLSMGSASGKGSTCEPSGDNSTNTVEAAAPRRTLDTFGQRTSIYRGVTRHRWTGRYEAHLWDNSCRREGQSRKGRQVYLGGYDKEEKAARAYDLAALKYWGTSTTTNFPISNYEKEIEEMKHMTRQEFVASIRRKSSGFSRGASMYRGVTRHHQHGRWQARIGRVAGNKDLYLGTFSTEEEAAEAYDIAAIKFRGLNAVTNFDMNRYDVKSILESNTLPIGGGAAKRLKEAQAIESSRKREEMIALGSSFPYGSTSSSSRLQAYPLMQTPFEQPQPLLTLQNQDISQYTQDSSSFHQNFLQTQLHLHQQSTGSNFLHNQSNQNPQYYNSYIQNNPALLHGLWNMGSSSSVMENNGSSSGSYSTGGYLGNGLGMASNSTGSNAVGSAEELALVKVDYDMPSSGYGSWSGDSVQGSNPGVFTMWNE